Within Sorangiineae bacterium MSr11367, the genomic segment CTCCGTCTCCACCGTGACCATCCGGGCCGATCTCGCATCGCTCGAGCGCACGGGCCGCTTGGTGCGTTCGCACGGCGGTGCGGTCAAACCGCAGGTTTACGACATGCCGCTCGGGGTCAAAGAGACCCTGCACCGCCGCGAGAAGGGCCGCATCGGCCAGGCCGCGGCGAAGATGATCCGCGATGGCGAAACGGTGCTGCTCGACTCGGGCACCAGCACCGCGGCCATTGCCCGCGAGGTGAAGGCGCTGCCGCTCCGCGCCCTGACGGTCATCACCAACGCGCTCAACATTGCGATGGAGCTCGCGGGGTTGCGGCACATCCGGGTCATCATGCTCGGGGGCATGCTGCGCGAGATGTCCTATTCCCTGGTGGGCCCGCACGCCGAGCAGATCCTCGAGCGCTTCCACGTCGACAGGCTCTTTCTGGGCGTCGACGGTGTCGATCCCGAGGTGGGCCTCACCACGCCGGACGTGCTGGAGGCCAAGCTCAATGCGCTCATGATTCGCGTCTCGCGTCAGGTCGTGGTGGTGGCCGACTCGAGCAAGTTCGGCCGGCGCAGCCTCTCGAAAATCGCCGACCTCGATGCCGTGCACAAAGTCGTCACGGACCGAAAAATCTCGGCCGAGATGGTTCGCGCGCTGAAGGCCGCCAACATCGAGGTGGTCATCGTTTAATCCGCCGCCTCATCGCTTGCGGTGCGAC encodes:
- a CDS encoding DeoR/GlpR family DNA-binding transcription regulator; the encoded protein is MTRSSEGPRSQSGGSGGGSSGTRSQAPKNAATATNNTNRMLVEERRRKILQMLDEQGSVMVEELSERFSVSTVTIRADLASLERTGRLVRSHGGAVKPQVYDMPLGVKETLHRREKGRIGQAAAKMIRDGETVLLDSGTSTAAIAREVKALPLRALTVITNALNIAMELAGLRHIRVIMLGGMLREMSYSLVGPHAEQILERFHVDRLFLGVDGVDPEVGLTTPDVLEAKLNALMIRVSRQVVVVADSSKFGRRSLSKIADLDAVHKVVTDRKISAEMVRALKAANIEVVIV